Proteins encoded together in one Bacteroidota bacterium window:
- a CDS encoding pyridoxal phosphate-dependent aminotransferase yields MNKLSDRINALSESETIAMARRSRELIAKGIDVINLSLGEPDFSTPDVIKQAAKKAIDENFSYYTHVSGYLELRQAIVKKFKRDNNLNFSAEQIVVSTGAKQSIANAVLALINPGDEVIVPAPYWVSYIEIIKLAGGVAVIIPTSLEDDFKLNPEQLKKAITPKTRLFIYSTPCNPTGSVYTKQELQELGNVLATKEDLYIISDEIYEHINFSGKHESMAQFANVSDKVITINGLSKGFAMTGWRVGFMAAPLWIAKACDKMQGQFTSATCSIAQKAAQAAVEMDPSTTWEMRDAFKRRRDLLLELLKQIPGMKVNIPKGAFYVFPEVTYYFGKKVDETIINNASELCMYLLEKANVAVVPGDAFGAPDYIRIAYATSEIKLEQAVSRIKTALEKLT; encoded by the coding sequence ATGAATAAATTATCTGATAGAATAAACGCGCTTTCTGAGTCGGAAACAATTGCAATGGCAAGGCGTAGCAGAGAATTAATTGCCAAAGGCATAGATGTTATTAACCTGAGTTTAGGTGAACCTGATTTTTCAACTCCTGATGTCATTAAGCAAGCTGCTAAAAAAGCAATAGATGAAAACTTTAGTTATTACACTCATGTTTCAGGGTATTTGGAATTAAGACAAGCAATTGTCAAAAAATTTAAAAGAGATAACAACCTGAATTTTTCAGCAGAACAAATTGTTGTGTCAACCGGAGCAAAACAGTCAATAGCAAACGCTGTGTTGGCTTTAATTAATCCCGGAGACGAGGTTATTGTTCCTGCTCCTTACTGGGTAAGTTATATTGAAATAATCAAACTCGCAGGAGGAGTAGCAGTTATTATTCCAACAAGCCTTGAAGATGATTTTAAATTAAACCCTGAGCAGTTAAAAAAAGCCATCACTCCTAAAACACGATTATTCATTTATAGCACCCCCTGTAATCCAACAGGAAGTGTATATACTAAACAAGAATTACAAGAACTTGGAAATGTTCTTGCTACCAAAGAGGATCTTTATATTATTTCTGACGAAATATATGAACACATTAACTTTAGTGGGAAACATGAAAGCATGGCGCAGTTTGCAAATGTATCGGATAAGGTTATTACTATCAACGGACTATCAAAGGGTTTTGCTATGACTGGTTGGAGAGTAGGATTTATGGCCGCTCCATTGTGGATTGCCAAGGCCTGTGATAAAATGCAGGGCCAATTTACATCAGCCACCTGTTCCATTGCCCAAAAAGCTGCTCAGGCTGCAGTGGAAATGGATCCTTCTACAACTTGGGAAATGAGAGATGCCTTTAAAAGAAGAAGAGATTTATTATTGGAATTATTAAAGCAAATTCCAGGTATGAAAGTTAATATTCCTAAAGGTGCATTTTATGTGTTTCCGGAAGTAACTTATTATTTTGGTAAAAAAGTGGATGAAACTATAATAAATAATGCTTCTGAATTATGTATGTACCTTTTAGAAAAAGCAAATGTTGCTGTTGTCCCGGGTGATGCTTTTGGAGCACCTGATTATATCCGAATTGCATACGCTACATCAGAAATAAAACTTGAGCAGGCTGTTTCCAGAATCAAGACAGCACTTGAAAAATTAACATAG
- a CDS encoding D-glycero-beta-D-manno-heptose-7-phosphate kinase, with product MNKETLKNIFQEFNNLKVLIIGDVMIDAYLWGDVNRISPEAPVPIVVVNKRENRLGGAANVALNIQAMGAKPILCSIIGEDEKSKLFLELLEKQNITSKGILKNSERVTTVKTRIIGNNHQMLRVDSENENENSPAATAALFELIKSLLNEEKIDVIIFEDYDKGVITADLIKQIVSLALEKGIPVAADPKKRNFMAYHGVTLLKPNIKELKEGLKIDFNPNLKDELVLAVTKLREQLDLKFALVTLSEKGILAATDMENTVIPAHVRNIADVSGAGDTVISVAALCLALKLPALTLASLANLAGGLVCEYVGVVSVNKEHLYQEALQFGNINS from the coding sequence TTGAACAAAGAAACTTTAAAAAATATTTTCCAGGAATTTAATAATCTTAAAGTCCTTATCATTGGTGATGTAATGATTGATGCTTATTTATGGGGCGATGTCAATAGGATTTCACCTGAGGCTCCAGTGCCAATTGTTGTTGTTAATAAACGTGAAAACAGGCTTGGAGGAGCAGCTAATGTTGCCCTTAATATTCAGGCAATGGGAGCAAAGCCTATTTTATGTTCTATTATTGGAGAGGATGAAAAAAGTAAACTTTTTCTTGAGTTGCTTGAAAAACAAAATATTACCAGCAAAGGAATTTTAAAAAATTCCGAAAGAGTTACCACTGTTAAAACCCGGATTATTGGAAATAATCACCAAATGTTAAGGGTAGATTCAGAAAATGAAAATGAAAATAGCCCAGCTGCAACTGCTGCTTTGTTTGAATTAATAAAATCACTTTTAAATGAGGAGAAAATTGATGTTATTATTTTCGAGGATTATGACAAAGGAGTTATTACAGCTGATTTAATAAAACAAATAGTTTCCTTAGCGCTGGAAAAAGGAATTCCTGTTGCTGCCGACCCCAAAAAACGTAATTTTATGGCCTATCATGGGGTTACTTTATTGAAGCCTAATATCAAGGAACTAAAAGAGGGCTTGAAAATTGATTTTAATCCTAATTTAAAAGATGAGTTGGTTTTAGCTGTGACTAAATTAAGGGAGCAACTTGATTTAAAATTTGCTTTGGTAACATTATCAGAAAAGGGAATACTGGCTGCTACAGATATGGAAAATACTGTTATTCCTGCACATGTGAGAAATATAGCAGATGTTTCAGGTGCAGGAGATACAGTAATAAGTGTGGCAGCTTTGTGCCTTGCGTTAAAACTACCAGCTTTAACGCTTGCCTCCCTTGCGAATTTGGCTGGCGGTCTTGTTTGCGAATATGTTGGAGTAGTTTCTGTAAATAAAGAACATTTATACCAAGAAGCTTTACAATTTGGTAATATCAATAGTTAA
- a CDS encoding ATPase: MSLQTFRERVNLYIYDSKERNLRILRYTSFFVSVFVISVLVFYYGFPQTTERQEILLGVIKVSFVFYIFSYITRFLYTFEPKEFLKRTWFEGLLMLLLVIDGFSYFFLRTPLVINFFRILGFEDITPFYVLFIQLYVLVIVALDVGSATSRISKLNLTPPTIFILSFVALIISGCGLFMLPEMTTIEGSMPFFEALFTSVSASCVTGLIVVDTATYFTFKGHLIILILMQLGGLSIISFATFLVSFSGTTMGIKQQTMMQSFLSTDSLFSTKGLLNQIILMTLSIEFFGALMIYFLWNPVLTFQNIGDKIFFSIFHSVSAFNNAGFSLFTYGLFQNFVVDSYILHIVLIVLIFMGGLGYSSIRDLFSIHSLRKRFDQPWRKLQLTTQIALYSAITLVLIGTIVFYILEKNNTLDGKRLVESVITSLFQSVTARTAGFNTVDFSLVSAPMLIFFIMLMFIGGSSGSTAGGIKTSTFTLLILSAYSTLRGKRSLELSNHSISYELLNRAFLIFLFASGIIFSGVFILSISDPHIPILNLVFEEVSAFATVGLSTGITPTLSVTGKTVLMASMFIGRVGILTLAFSMSRKVISRNYKYPSAHIMVG, translated from the coding sequence ATGTCATTACAAACATTTAGGGAAAGGGTTAATCTTTATATTTATGACAGTAAGGAGCGAAACCTTAGAATATTAAGGTATACAAGCTTTTTTGTTTCTGTATTTGTAATAAGTGTTCTTGTTTTTTATTATGGTTTTCCTCAAACCACTGAAAGACAGGAAATTCTTTTAGGAGTTATAAAAGTTAGTTTTGTATTTTATATCTTTAGCTACATAACCCGGTTTTTATACACTTTTGAGCCAAAGGAGTTTTTAAAACGAACATGGTTTGAAGGTTTATTAATGCTCTTGTTGGTTATTGACGGATTCAGTTATTTCTTTCTCAGAACCCCTTTGGTTATTAATTTTTTCAGAATACTTGGCTTTGAGGATATTACTCCCTTTTACGTATTGTTCATTCAACTATATGTACTTGTAATAGTGGCTCTTGATGTGGGTTCTGCCACTTCACGCATTTCCAAACTTAACCTCACCCCGCCAACCATATTTATATTATCTTTTGTGGCACTTATAATTTCTGGTTGCGGCTTGTTCATGCTTCCAGAAATGACCACCATTGAAGGCAGTATGCCTTTCTTTGAAGCCTTATTTACATCTGTTAGTGCTAGTTGTGTTACAGGTTTAATTGTGGTTGATACAGCCACTTATTTTACTTTTAAAGGTCACTTGATTATTTTGATTTTAATGCAACTTGGTGGATTGAGCATTATTTCATTTGCAACTTTTCTTGTTTCTTTTTCTGGAACAACAATGGGTATTAAACAGCAAACTATGATGCAAAGCTTTCTGAGTACTGATTCCTTATTCAGTACAAAGGGATTGCTAAACCAAATTATTTTAATGACCTTGAGTATTGAGTTTTTTGGTGCTTTGATGATTTATTTTTTATGGAATCCGGTTCTTACATTTCAAAACATTGGCGATAAAATATTCTTTTCGATTTTTCACTCTGTTTCTGCATTTAATAATGCCGGCTTTTCGCTTTTCACTTACGGACTATTTCAAAATTTTGTAGTGGATTCCTATATACTTCATATCGTATTAATTGTTTTGATATTCATGGGTGGGCTGGGTTATTCATCTATAAGAGATTTATTTAGTATCCATAGCCTAAGAAAAAGATTTGATCAACCTTGGAGAAAGCTTCAGTTAACAACTCAAATTGCCTTGTATTCAGCCATTACTCTTGTTTTGATTGGAACAATTGTGTTTTATATTTTGGAAAAAAACAATACCCTGGATGGGAAAAGGCTGGTGGAATCAGTTATTACCTCCTTGTTTCAATCAGTTACTGCAAGAACTGCAGGATTTAATACCGTTGATTTTTCCCTTGTAAGCGCACCAATGCTGATTTTTTTCATTATGCTAATGTTTATTGGAGGCTCCTCCGGTTCAACTGCAGGGGGTATTAAAACTTCTACATTTACCCTTTTAATTTTATCAGCATATTCAACTTTAAGAGGAAAAAGAAGTTTGGAATTATCAAATCATTCAATTTCTTATGAACTTCTAAACAGAGCTTTCCTTATTTTTCTTTTTGCTTCAGGGATAATTTTTTCGGGAGTGTTTATCTTGTCAATCTCAGATCCACATATTCCTATACTCAATCTTGTGTTTGAAGAAGTTTCAGCATTTGCCACTGTCGGACTTTCCACAGGAATTACCCCTACGCTCTCTGTCACCGGTAAAACCGTATTAATGGCTTCGATGTTCATAGGTAGGGTTGGAATTTTAACCCTCGCATTTTCTATGAGCAGAAAAGTAATCAGCCGTAATTATAAATATCCTTCAGCTCATATAATGGTGGGATAG
- the ubiE gene encoding bifunctional demethylmenaquinone methyltransferase/2-methoxy-6-polyprenyl-1,4-benzoquinol methylase UbiE: MTVTPYKDNNLGKKQQVTAMFNNIAPKYDFLNHFLSLGIDILWRKKAIRLLKKHQPAPRYILDIATGTGDFALEALALNPEKITGLDVSEGMLLVGREKIKRKNLQNKIELILGDSENLPFDEKTYDAITVGFGVRNFENLNKGLYEMYRVLSSGGMLVVLEFSKPVKFPVKQIYNLYFMQVLPLIGNLISKDNCAYTYLPESVNAFPDGKEFLDILEKNGFKETKCIPLFFGIASIYTGKK, translated from the coding sequence ATGACAGTAACTCCATATAAGGATAATAACCTCGGAAAAAAGCAGCAGGTAACTGCAATGTTCAATAATATCGCCCCTAAATATGATTTTTTAAATCATTTTTTATCCCTTGGCATAGATATTTTATGGAGAAAAAAAGCAATAAGATTGCTTAAAAAACATCAACCAGCACCAAGATATATTTTAGATATAGCAACTGGAACAGGTGATTTTGCCCTGGAAGCACTTGCTCTCAATCCTGAAAAAATTACCGGACTTGATGTTTCTGAAGGAATGTTGTTAGTTGGAAGAGAAAAAATAAAACGGAAAAACCTTCAGAATAAAATTGAGTTAATATTGGGTGATTCCGAAAATTTACCCTTTGATGAAAAAACGTATGATGCAATAACCGTAGGTTTTGGTGTTAGAAATTTTGAAAATCTAAACAAAGGCTTATACGAAATGTACCGGGTGTTAAGCAGTGGAGGGATGTTAGTGGTTTTGGAATTCTCCAAACCAGTCAAATTTCCTGTTAAGCAGATTTATAATTTATATTTTATGCAAGTACTTCCTCTAATTGGAAATTTAATTTCAAAGGATAATTGTGCCTATACATATTTGCCAGAATCTGTTAATGCTTTTCCTGATGGTAAGGAATTTTTAGACATATTAGAAAAAAACGGATTTAAAGAAACTAAGTGTATTCCTCTTTTCTTTGGCATTGCAAGCATTTATACCGGAAAAAAATAA
- a CDS encoding PorT family protein, which translates to MKPETILFLIFSLLIGSQNTYAQKKKIENLPKFDRKKMHFGFSIGINSSDFVVDRMPDYQNYDSLRVIESQAKTGFNLGIIADYHLTPVLNLRFIPALSFAQRNLEYTFASQNNGSYNRVIKPVESTFLDFPLSIKYRSARLNNFAAYVVGGAKYSIDLASQKDVTGVFGEEIVKLSRQDYSFEVGVGFDFFLEYFKFSPEIKLSFGLPNLIIRDGGIYSDPIKKLTSRIVLISFHFEG; encoded by the coding sequence TTGAAACCGGAAACTATTTTATTTTTAATATTTAGCCTTTTAATAGGTAGCCAAAATACCTATGCCCAAAAGAAAAAGATTGAAAACCTTCCAAAGTTCGATCGGAAAAAGATGCATTTCGGTTTTTCAATCGGAATAAATTCATCCGATTTCGTTGTTGATCGAATGCCTGATTATCAGAATTACGATAGTCTTAGAGTAATTGAATCCCAAGCGAAGACAGGTTTTAACTTAGGAATCATTGCCGATTACCATTTAACACCAGTTCTTAACCTTCGTTTTATTCCTGCCTTATCCTTTGCTCAACGTAATCTTGAATATACTTTTGCAAGCCAAAACAATGGTTCCTATAACCGTGTTATCAAACCCGTTGAATCAACCTTTTTGGATTTCCCACTTTCCATTAAATACCGTTCAGCCAGGCTTAATAATTTTGCAGCTTATGTAGTTGGAGGGGCTAAATATAGTATAGATCTTGCCTCTCAAAAAGATGTTACGGGAGTATTTGGTGAAGAAATCGTTAAATTATCAAGACAAGATTATTCCTTTGAAGTTGGAGTTGGTTTTGATTTTTTTCTCGAATATTTTAAATTCTCACCTGAAATTAAATTATCCTTTGGTTTACCCAATTTAATTATCAGGGATGGTGGTATATATTCGGATCCGATCAAAAAACTCACTTCACGGATTGTCTTAATTTCTTTCCATTTTGAAGGATGA
- a CDS encoding FAD-binding protein, translated as MQKELNLVVSPENSTDTKYLIGVVAEMLQVEVVDVSFVKILKRSIDARSRNVKIQLRVLAFVKEPEPQETIPGIKYEDVRKKTPVIIIGAGPAGLFAALKLIERGFKPVILERGKNVRERRRDLAALNKQHIVNPDSNYCFGEGGAGTYSDGKLYTRSTKRGDVQDILNTLVFHGANADILIDSHPHIGTNKLPSIIVSIRESIINAGGEVHFNTRVTDFIINKGNFEGVTDNNQNEFRAKGCILATGHSARDIFRLLYAKEILIEAKPFAMGVRIEHPQHIIDSIQYHCNTRSEFLPPASYNLVQQVKDRGVYSFCMCPGGIIAPCATSDEEVVTNGWSPSKRNNPYANSGIVVSVEPDDLRAFSYAGVFAGLQYQQEYEKMAFTAGGKTQTAPAQRLEDFVKNKLSKDLPSCSYQPGIISAPLHQLLPEPIRYRLQEGFKAFGAKMKGYYTNEAVIVGVESRTSSPIRIPRDKLTLEHPQIKGLYPCGEGAGYAGGIVSAAIDGIKCAEAIQ; from the coding sequence ATGCAAAAAGAACTTAATTTAGTTGTATCCCCGGAAAATTCTACTGATACTAAATATTTAATAGGAGTTGTGGCAGAAATGCTTCAGGTAGAAGTTGTGGACGTTTCTTTTGTAAAAATTTTAAAAAGATCAATTGATGCACGTTCCAGAAATGTAAAAATTCAGCTAAGAGTATTGGCTTTTGTAAAAGAACCTGAACCACAGGAAACAATACCTGGAATAAAATATGAGGATGTAAGAAAAAAAACACCTGTAATTATTATTGGCGCTGGTCCTGCCGGTTTATTCGCTGCATTAAAATTAATTGAAAGAGGTTTTAAGCCGGTAATATTAGAAAGAGGAAAGAATGTAAGGGAGCGAAGACGGGATTTGGCAGCTTTAAATAAACAACATATTGTAAATCCAGATTCTAATTATTGTTTTGGTGAAGGTGGTGCAGGTACTTATTCTGACGGAAAATTATATACACGTTCAACAAAAAGAGGAGATGTACAGGATATTTTAAATACCCTTGTATTTCATGGTGCAAATGCTGATATATTGATTGATTCTCACCCTCACATTGGAACTAACAAGTTACCTTCAATAATTGTTTCAATTAGAGAATCCATAATTAATGCAGGTGGTGAAGTACATTTCAATACCAGGGTTACTGATTTTATCATTAATAAGGGAAATTTTGAAGGAGTAACTGACAATAACCAGAATGAATTCAGGGCAAAAGGATGTATTTTAGCAACTGGGCATTCAGCACGTGATATTTTCAGGCTTCTTTATGCAAAAGAAATCCTGATTGAAGCCAAGCCATTTGCAATGGGAGTTAGAATCGAGCATCCTCAACATATTATTGATTCTATCCAGTATCATTGCAATACAAGAAGTGAGTTTCTACCTCCTGCTTCCTATAATTTAGTTCAACAAGTAAAAGACAGGGGAGTTTATTCATTTTGCATGTGTCCTGGAGGAATTATTGCTCCCTGTGCTACTAGTGATGAGGAAGTTGTAACAAATGGATGGTCTCCCTCTAAACGGAATAACCCTTATGCTAATTCAGGAATTGTTGTTTCTGTTGAACCAGATGATTTAAGGGCTTTTTCATATGCCGGGGTCTTTGCAGGACTTCAATACCAACAAGAATATGAGAAAATGGCATTTACTGCAGGAGGAAAAACCCAAACAGCTCCTGCACAAAGGCTTGAGGATTTTGTAAAAAACAAATTATCTAAGGATTTACCAAGTTGTTCCTATCAACCCGGAATTATTTCTGCACCACTTCATCAGCTGCTTCCTGAACCCATAAGATATAGGTTACAAGAAGGGTTTAAAGCATTTGGCGCTAAAATGAAAGGTTATTATACTAATGAAGCTGTTATTGTTGGGGTTGAATCGCGGACATCCTCTCCCATACGCATTCCTCGTGATAAGCTAACATTGGAACATCCTCAAATAAAAGGATTATATCCTTGTGGTGAAGGGGCAGGGTATGCAGGTGGAATCGTTTCTGCTGCCATTGACGGGATAAAATGCGCAGAAGCAATTCAATGA
- a CDS encoding RNA methyltransferase, which yields MLSKNQIKLINSLKIKKFRDESNLFLTEGTKIVSEILNSPLTIHSIYAKKTWLDQNNYLLAQRNDLVDSTFEISDKELERISSLSTANEVLMVVAKPSPIFQLETLTGKLTLMLDEVKDPGNLGTIIRIADWFGIENIICSKNSVDVFNPKVIQATMGSVSRINIFYQDLEFVLEGNISKHLSLPVYGALLNGENIYKVKLMKWGIILLGNESKGISNQLLPFITHKIKIPSYGNAESLNVSTAAAVICSEFVRNTNS from the coding sequence ATGCTGTCAAAAAATCAAATCAAACTAATTAACTCTCTGAAAATAAAAAAATTCAGGGATGAATCTAATTTGTTTCTTACAGAAGGAACTAAAATTGTTTCTGAAATTTTAAATTCACCCTTAACAATTCATTCAATCTACGCGAAAAAAACGTGGCTTGATCAGAATAATTATCTTTTAGCTCAAAGAAATGATTTAGTGGATTCTACTTTTGAAATATCTGACAAGGAATTGGAAAGAATAAGTTCGCTTTCAACTGCAAATGAAGTTTTGATGGTGGTTGCAAAGCCCTCACCAATATTCCAGTTAGAAACATTAACAGGAAAACTCACTTTAATGTTGGATGAAGTTAAAGACCCGGGCAATTTAGGGACAATTATAAGGATAGCGGATTGGTTTGGAATTGAAAACATTATTTGCTCAAAAAATTCTGTAGATGTTTTTAATCCAAAAGTTATTCAAGCTACAATGGGTTCTGTTTCCCGTATTAATATTTTTTATCAGGATCTGGAATTTGTATTGGAAGGAAATATTTCAAAGCATTTAAGTTTGCCAGTATATGGGGCTTTATTAAATGGTGAAAATATTTATAAGGTTAAATTAATGAAATGGGGAATAATACTTTTGGGAAATGAATCAAAAGGAATTTCAAACCAACTCCTTCCATTTATTACTCACAAAATAAAAATACCTTCCTATGGAAATGCTGAGTCTTTAAACGTTTCAACAGCTGCAGCTGTAATTTGCTCAGAGTTTGTGAGAAATACAAATAGTTAA
- a CDS encoding BamA/TamA family outer membrane protein yields the protein MNIKLKSQKLFFFLLSLIITFSACNPTRRVPENQYLLVSNTIKVDKQGVERESLRQVIKQKPNRKILGVFRFHLTMFNFVDPIKAKREKDKKIEKRKEKNKKRDAKGKSLKSMEFQTVREWLMNIGEAPVLLDSNQTLTSNKQLHLSLVKKGYFNNTVSDSTVFKNKKAHVIYSILTGIPYKLEKITYTIPDPKLAQYVVEDAKKASLFKLGENYDEETIIKERERIVKVLQNLGYFYFVKEFIHFKIDTSLGNKMVHIDLEIKNREVKLPENDSIVEAKHKQYYINDIYVYTAFNPRNPDKELPDTLLVNDFRFVYKNELKYKPNIITQRIFIKPGEYYQLKNLEETYKKMADLKSFKFINIQFKDEDNDPDNKLINCHIMLSPVVKQSFNFETEGTNRGVNLGIAGNIVYTNNNPFKGAENIEIRLRGGLESQQTSAQMEGVLDDIDPNLVFFNTKEFGPEITLNIPKFLLPIRPERFSKYFTPKTTITSSYNYQDRPDLTRRIINFSFGYNWKESPTKTHFVFPADINIVNINPKPTLADFFETLNNPFIERSFTPHATIGSRYTFIYNNQIQKQRGKFMYFRGSVEGAGNLLRLGYKLAQADTNEFGSYEIIPGTPFSQYVKLDADFRFYKILNPKSNYVARTAIGIGKPLSNLNVLPLEKSYFGGGSNSIRAWAARSLGPGSYNDTSSFNTLRIGDISLEANLEYRFDIYKFFEGAFFVDAGNIWLFNEDPDRPGGNFEFNRFLDQIAIGTGMGLRLDFSFFVFRLDLGIKVRDPMIIGQDKWVITHILDKQWKQDNLSFNQGRRYFTNLNFGIGYPF from the coding sequence TTGAATATTAAATTGAAATCTCAAAAGCTATTTTTTTTCCTTTTATCCCTAATAATTACTTTCAGTGCCTGTAATCCCACACGCAGAGTGCCGGAGAATCAATACCTGCTTGTTTCCAATACAATTAAAGTTGATAAGCAAGGAGTTGAACGCGAAAGCTTAAGACAGGTAATAAAGCAGAAACCCAATAGGAAAATTTTAGGCGTTTTTCGATTTCATCTAACCATGTTTAACTTCGTAGATCCTATAAAGGCTAAAAGGGAAAAAGATAAAAAAATTGAAAAACGAAAAGAAAAAAATAAAAAAAGGGATGCTAAGGGGAAATCCCTAAAAAGTATGGAATTTCAAACAGTCAGAGAATGGCTTATGAATATTGGTGAAGCTCCTGTTTTACTCGATAGCAATCAAACGCTCACTTCCAATAAACAACTTCATTTGTCCTTAGTTAAAAAAGGATATTTTAATAATACTGTTTCCGATTCTACTGTTTTTAAAAATAAGAAAGCACATGTTATATATAGTATTTTAACGGGAATACCTTACAAACTCGAAAAAATCACCTACACCATACCTGATCCTAAACTAGCTCAGTATGTGGTGGAGGATGCAAAAAAAGCTTCTTTGTTTAAATTAGGGGAGAATTATGATGAGGAAACAATTATTAAGGAAAGAGAAAGAATTGTTAAGGTACTTCAAAATCTCGGTTATTTTTATTTTGTAAAGGAGTTTATTCATTTTAAAATAGATACAAGTCTTGGCAATAAAATGGTACATATTGATCTGGAAATAAAAAACAGGGAAGTTAAATTGCCGGAAAATGATTCCATTGTTGAAGCAAAGCATAAGCAGTATTATATCAATGATATTTATGTTTACACTGCATTTAATCCTCGAAATCCAGATAAAGAACTCCCGGACACTCTGCTGGTTAATGATTTTCGGTTTGTGTATAAAAATGAACTTAAATACAAGCCAAATATAATTACACAAAGAATATTTATTAAACCAGGAGAGTATTATCAGCTCAAAAATTTAGAAGAAACCTACAAAAAAATGGCGGATTTGAAATCATTCAAATTCATAAATATTCAATTTAAAGACGAAGATAATGATCCGGATAATAAATTAATAAACTGCCACATTATGCTTTCTCCAGTGGTAAAACAATCTTTTAATTTTGAAACTGAAGGCACAAACAGGGGGGTTAATTTGGGTATAGCGGGAAATATTGTTTATACAAATAATAACCCATTTAAAGGAGCTGAAAATATTGAAATAAGGTTAAGGGGAGGCCTGGAGAGTCAGCAGACCAGTGCTCAAATGGAGGGAGTATTGGATGATATTGATCCAAATTTGGTGTTCTTTAATACAAAGGAATTTGGTCCGGAAATAACATTGAACATCCCTAAATTTCTTCTGCCAATAAGGCCAGAAAGGTTTTCCAAATATTTTACACCCAAAACTACAATTACCTCTTCCTATAACTACCAGGACAGGCCGGATTTGACAAGAAGAATAATTAACTTTTCATTTGGTTACAATTGGAAAGAATCACCAACAAAAACACATTTTGTTTTTCCTGCTGATATTAATATTGTAAATATAAATCCAAAACCAACTCTTGCCGATTTTTTTGAAACCCTAAATAATCCATTTATTGAAAGGAGTTTTACTCCCCATGCAACCATTGGTTCAAGATATACCTTTATTTATAACAATCAGATTCAAAAGCAAAGAGGGAAATTTATGTATTTCAGGGGATCGGTAGAGGGGGCTGGTAACCTTTTACGTTTAGGTTATAAATTAGCACAGGCTGATACAAATGAATTCGGAAGTTATGAAATTATTCCCGGCACTCCTTTTTCTCAATATGTTAAACTTGATGCTGATTTTAGATTTTATAAGATTTTGAACCCTAAAAGTAATTATGTTGCTCGAACCGCAATTGGAATTGGTAAGCCTTTGAGTAATTTAAATGTACTTCCTCTGGAAAAAAGTTATTTCGGTGGCGGTTCAAACAGCATTAGAGCATGGGCTGCGCGTTCTTTGGGTCCAGGATCTTATAATGATACAAGTAGTTTTAATACATTGAGAATTGGTGATATTAGCCTAGAAGCCAATTTAGAATACAGGTTTGATATATATAAATTTTTTGAAGGGGCATTTTTTGTTGATGCTGGCAATATCTGGTTATTTAATGAAGATCCAGACAGGCCAGGAGGAAATTTTGAATTCAATAGATTTTTGGATCAAATTGCAATTGGTACAGGGATGGGATTAAGGCTTGATTTTTCGTTTTTTGTTTTTCGTCTTGATCTTGGGATTAAGGTAAGAGATCCAATGATTATTGGACAGGATAAATGGGTAATTACCCATATTCTTGATAAACAATGGAAGCAGGATAATTTATCCTTTAACCAGGGTAGGCGATATTTTACAAATTTAAACTTTGGAATAGGATACCCTTTTTAA